Proteins encoded in a region of the Gemmatimonadaceae bacterium genome:
- a CDS encoding (2Fe-2S) ferredoxin domain-containing protein, which produces MGQYEHHVFVCTSGKTCPTQDSKDVFQAIRTAVVDAGIKGRVRVNHSGCLGQCGHGPMVVVYPEDVWYCAVKPGDASRIVSEHLQGGRPVEDLRYIAPPGDNKLP; this is translated from the coding sequence ATGGGCCAATACGAGCATCACGTCTTCGTCTGCACCTCTGGAAAGACCTGCCCGACGCAGGATTCCAAGGACGTCTTTCAGGCTATCCGCACCGCCGTCGTGGATGCCGGCATCAAGGGGCGGGTGCGCGTGAACCACTCCGGCTGCCTCGGCCAGTGCGGGCACGGCCCGATGGTGGTGGTCTACCCTGAGGATGTCTGGTACTGCGCGGTGAAACCGGGCGATGCGTCGCGCATCGTCAGCGAGCACCTGCAGGGCGGCCGACCCGTGGAAGACTTGCGCTACATCGCGCCGCCGGGCGACAACAAGCTGCCGTAG
- a CDS encoding amidohydrolase family protein: MVRLPRTLFVAALAALTALPARAQLAITHANVVDVTNGAITANATVVVQGRLIVSITPNGAVPAGATVIDAAGRYVTPGLIDAHTHIATLANARRALESGVTTVRSASVPHYEDVALRELVKNGVLAGPDVVAAGVFVTPDLGETVLADPKLGAYYASGVRTPEALRGVVRVNLEHHVDVIKTRGTERAGLPNTDPRKQVYTEAEIRAIVDEARAGGVPVMVHAHGDEGAYAAVAAGAKSVEHGTFLSDSTLRLMKAKGAYLVPTLSTLYDLGLPGGDYDDPVLTLRAQFMIPRANQVIKAAKALGVPIATGVDTDYRPESLSRVSHEVLRFTELGFTRLEALQSATTVAAELLGVSTRTGRLAPGLDADLIVVEGNPLEDARALQDALVVVSNGKVAVNRLPFGRR, encoded by the coding sequence ATGGTCCGCCTCCCACGCACTCTCTTCGTCGCCGCCCTCGCGGCGCTCACCGCGCTCCCCGCGCGCGCCCAACTCGCCATCACCCACGCCAACGTCGTGGATGTCACGAACGGGGCCATCACGGCGAATGCCACGGTCGTCGTGCAGGGGCGGCTCATCGTCTCCATCACACCCAACGGTGCGGTGCCGGCCGGCGCGACGGTGATCGACGCCGCCGGGCGGTACGTGACCCCGGGGCTGATTGACGCGCACACGCACATCGCCACGCTGGCCAATGCGCGCCGCGCGCTGGAGAGCGGGGTCACGACGGTGCGCAGCGCGAGCGTGCCGCATTACGAGGACGTCGCGCTCCGCGAACTGGTGAAGAACGGCGTGCTGGCCGGTCCCGACGTCGTCGCCGCGGGGGTGTTCGTGACCCCCGACCTTGGCGAGACCGTGCTCGCCGACCCGAAGCTTGGCGCTTATTACGCCAGCGGCGTGCGCACTCCCGAGGCGTTGCGCGGCGTCGTGCGCGTGAACCTCGAGCATCACGTGGACGTCATCAAGACGCGCGGCACCGAGCGTGCCGGCCTCCCCAACACCGACCCGCGCAAGCAGGTCTACACTGAGGCGGAAATCCGTGCCATCGTCGACGAAGCCCGCGCCGGCGGCGTGCCGGTGATGGTGCACGCCCACGGCGACGAAGGCGCCTACGCCGCAGTGGCCGCTGGGGCCAAGTCGGTGGAGCACGGCACGTTCCTGTCGGACAGCACCCTCCGCCTGATGAAGGCGAAGGGCGCATACCTCGTGCCGACGCTGAGCACGCTGTACGACCTCGGCCTCCCGGGCGGCGATTACGACGATCCGGTGCTCACCCTGCGCGCACAGTTCATGATCCCGCGGGCCAATCAGGTCATCAAGGCGGCGAAGGCGCTCGGCGTGCCGATCGCCACGGGTGTGGACACCGACTATCGCCCCGAATCGCTGAGCCGAGTCAGCCACGAGGTCCTGCGCTTCACGGAACTCGGCTTCACGCGACTGGAAGCGCTGCAGTCGGCGACGACCGTGGCCGCGGAACTGCTCGGCGTCTCCACCCGCACCGGCCGCCTGGCCCCCGGTCTCGACGCCGATCTGATCGTCGTCGAGGGCAATCCGCTCGAGGATGCGCGCGCACTGCAGGATGCGCTGGTGGTCGTAAGCAATGGGAAGGTGGCGGTGAATCGACTGCCGTTTGGCAG
- a CDS encoding DsbA family protein produces MTRYLSRGSSRGELLANLAVLACAVLVIATVVRREFFAPARQVERAQATYVEPRRVPEWQEVMRVAREAPDTNALVIVASFVDVECPYCKHLAQTLAEWKERVGDDASILTLHFPLSQHRFARPAARALECARLQGRFSPMLRYLFAQQDSLGLFAWTEAARKAGVVDTVAFATCNRATNPIPGVEEGIALGRRLGIKDPDRLGE; encoded by the coding sequence ATGACCAGGTACCTTTCACGCGGTTCGTCTCGGGGGGAGCTTCTGGCCAATCTGGCGGTTCTCGCTTGTGCCGTACTCGTCATCGCGACAGTCGTGCGCCGCGAGTTCTTTGCACCTGCGCGACAAGTCGAACGCGCTCAGGCAACCTATGTCGAGCCACGTCGTGTTCCCGAATGGCAAGAAGTCATGCGCGTCGCTCGCGAAGCGCCCGATACGAATGCGCTTGTCATTGTCGCATCGTTCGTCGACGTCGAGTGCCCTTACTGCAAGCACCTCGCTCAAACACTGGCAGAATGGAAAGAGCGAGTCGGTGACGACGCGTCCATTCTCACGCTTCATTTCCCCCTCTCGCAACATCGCTTCGCTCGTCCCGCGGCTCGTGCGCTGGAATGTGCCCGCCTACAAGGACGCTTCTCTCCGATGCTTCGGTACCTATTCGCACAACAGGATTCTCTCGGGTTATTCGCGTGGACTGAAGCAGCACGCAAAGCCGGGGTGGTCGATACCGTGGCGTTTGCGACGTGCAATAGAGCAACGAATCCCATTCCCGGCGTTGAAGAAGGTATCGCGCTCGGACGAAGATTGGGCATCAAAGACCCCGACCGTCTTGGTGAATGA
- a CDS encoding tRNA-binding protein, whose product MPTPADFFDIDIRVGTVLSAEPFARAVKPSIRLEIDFGPELGIKRSSAQLTMHYTPEALIGRQVVAVTNIGTRNIAGFTSEVLVLGAMPQPTEVVLLAVDHPVANGVRIG is encoded by the coding sequence ATGCCAACCCCCGCCGACTTCTTTGACATCGACATCCGCGTTGGAACCGTCCTGAGCGCCGAGCCGTTCGCGCGCGCCGTGAAACCGTCCATCCGGCTGGAGATCGACTTCGGCCCCGAGCTTGGCATCAAGCGGTCGAGCGCCCAGCTCACGATGCACTACACGCCGGAGGCGCTGATCGGCCGCCAGGTGGTGGCCGTCACGAACATCGGCACGCGCAACATCGCTGGCTTCACGAGTGAAGTGCTCGTGCTCGGCGCGATGCCGCAGCCCACCGAAGTCGTCCTGCTCGCCGTGGACCATCCGGTCGCCAATGGGGTGCGGATTGGGTGA